Genomic DNA from Candidozyma auris chromosome 1, complete sequence:
GCGATGTTTTACCCATTTTGCCTGTTTCTTATATGTGGCAGCTCTTGTACTCCACCGTTGTTCTCTTGATTTGCACTAGTATTGCCCTTGTTGGTGCCACTTTGGTATCGAGAACTGCGTTCTGGTTATTCATCCTACTTACAAGCAGTACTCTTCTGATACCTTTGTCCGCTCTCATAGTGAAACCAGGTTGTCCGTTGTCCCCTCCCAATGACAACTTATGGTACTCGGGATTATCATGGCAAACGCTTCAGGATAATTTGTGGCCCCACTTCACGAGTGGAGCTGCTGGTTCCTTACTCCCTCCTGGCGTGCCTGAAACGTTTAAAAACCTCTTTGGCATTTTTTTCCCTGCAACAGCAGGTATTTTTGCTGGTGCATCCATGTCGGGTGAACTCAAGAATCCATCTCGTTCCATTCCAAGAGGCACGTTGTGTGCCTTGGCATTGAGTTTCGTCTTGTACTTCTTGGTGATTGTTTCCCTCGGCGCATCAGTCCCTCGTGAATTGTTCTACAAAGACATCAAGATCATACAAACAGTGAGTATTAATGGCCTCATAATTATAATCGGAGAAGTCTCAACATCCATCTTTTCAGTTATAATGGGTGTTGTGGGGGCGGCTACTGTGCTTAATGCCATTGCAGCAGACAAGATCGTTCCTGGATTGTCATGTTTTTCAACTTACAGGAAACCTCCTAAGGAAAAGCGCAGAGCTCAGATGAATGCCATTCTCTTCACATGGTTGATTGCTCAAGCGTTCCTCTTTGCTGATATCAACCAAATCGCAACATTCATCACTATGgcattcttgatgacattTTTGGTCACCAACCTTGCATGCTTCTTATTAAGAGTTGGCTCTGCTCCCAACTTCAGGCCTTCAttcaagtacttcaatTCAAAAACGGCATTTACCGGTGGGTTGGTCTCCGTCATGGCAATGTACTTAGTGGATGGCGTATCTGCCACTTCAGTCATTGTTTTTCTAATCTTCCTCATAATGGTGATTCACTACAGCACTCCTCCCCTGAATTTTGGTGATATATCGCAATTACTTATCTATCATCAAGTGAGAAAGTATTTACTTCGATTGAAGCTCAATATGAGTGTGAAATATTGGAGGCCGCAAATACTACTTTTATGTGATAACCCAAGAACGTGCTGGAACTTAATCGCATTTTGTAACCACCTAAAGAAAGGCGGATTGTATATCCTAGGGCACGTTGTTTTGATGAGTGATGACTCTACCCCGAACGGAGAGGTAAGTTCAGAATTTAATGTTGCATCATATAAGGAAattcaaaagcaaaagaatGCATGGACCAAGCTTAGAGACATGGCTAAGATCAAAGCCTTTGTGCAAATTGCGATCGGCCCATCTCTTCCGTGGGGCGTCAGAAATGTCTATCTTGGATCGGGTCTTGGTGGCATGCGCCCAAATATCACGGTTCTAGGTTTCTACGACTCGAAGAAGCATGGAGTTGAGCTACCTTTGAAACAGGTAGAAAAGTCTTTTTCAACTCTCCATTTACCAACTGACGAGTGCAGGAAGGAGAGACAAGTTTCTGTGAATCAATGGGTGCAGATAGTTGAAGACTTAATGATCATGCAAGCCACTGTGGCTGTTGCTGCcaactttcttgaaatGGAAGTTCCCACTCTCCAAGGCCACTCTTGGTTACGAAAGTTGTCAAAAAATGGCAAGCAAAGTACTAGCTATATTGATCTATATCCGATACAGATGTCTTCTGTCTGTTTGATGGAGGACGGAAAATCAGTGATGTCAACCAACTTTGACACATATACTTTGATCCTTCAGCTAGGTTCAATTCTCTCCACCGTTGATGAATGGGAAAAGAATGGCTACAAGCTTAGAATTATTGTTTTTGTGGAAAATGCTAGCGAAGTAGAAGATGAATCAAAGCGACTTAAGGATCTCTTAGCTTCATTACGTATAGATGCTAAGACTATCGTGAAGTGCTTTGAAGACGGATCTTTGACTACCTATAACATTCTTGTCAAGGGTTATAGAGTGAATCAATCTAACCAAACTGAGTTCAATCACATTTCTGACGTGTTACATAGTGACCAGTGGTGGACTAATCTATGTGATGCGAGGGAGTCTCTTCGCCAAATCGAGAGACAgaagcttcaaagaaagatgaaTGGCAGGAAATTGAAGTCTATCAATATTGGcgaggaaaagaaatatGACCCTGTTCTgtttgatttttcaaagagcGGTAACTCACCTATAACCGGACCCAGtctcaagaacaacagaAGGTACACTTTGTCGAATTTACATGACCAGGGGTTATCTCTTTCACTCAACATGATATCTCAAGGCGGTAACTTCTTTGACTACGATCCAGAAGACAGTAGCGACAGCGAAACAGAGGGGAGCGGTCATAGCTCACTGACTCAGAGTACTAGCAGGCAACGTACCCCAGACGTTCAATCGACCGAGCCAAACTTAGAAGAGCAATCCCCTAATTTGTTGGCGAACACAAATCCCGAAACCCCATCTACTTCATTACATGTTGCACCTGTCTCCTCTGCAACGCAACAAAGATTGCCCCCCCAAAGAGATACTATCAATCTCAACAAAGCTTCACTCTTGACAAAGTACAAATCTTCACTTGGGGCACAATCGACTGATCAGCTTTCGGTTAAATCAGCAATGTCGAATCTTCGTCCAAACTTTCTGTCCGTCAAAATACCACAGTCGAAAGTCAGggacgaagaggatgaagaagaagttcagcGTGCGACTCAAAATGAGGAGGACCAAGATGATGCAAATATACCGCTGATTCAGTTCATTGAAGATGAGCAAATACCCGAAGGTCCTTCTAAAGCAGGTAGCATAAATCTCGGAACCGAGATTTCTCGAAatgaaagcttcttgaacttcaccGCTACTCACAAGCGGCCGCCTATGATGAGGGCAGCCTCGATCATCGccaatgatgatatcaagaatCATATAAGGGCGGATGATAATGcctctgatgaagatgaccCGGCTAGTTTTGCTGAAAGAGATAAAAGATCTGGCACAGAATCCCCTAAAAAGTTAACTCTGAGGCAGCTTctggaagaattgaaaaacCTCACGTTTAATGATCTACCAGCCAAGGGACAACATATCATTCTTAACGAGTTGATGAATCAGGTGTCTGGCGGCGGGAAGGCGGCAGTGATCTTCTCTACACTTCCTGCTCCTGCAATTGGCACACATTTGGATGATGAAGCATCACTTGACTACACCAACAGTCTTGCCATATGGTTGCATAATCTCCCTCCCACGCTTCTTATCAATTCACAGACAGTAACGGTGACAACGAATTTATGAGGAATAGAAAAGAAGGCACAACAGTAATGACTTATCTTGCGGATTGTATACAACAAATGCATCAATGTATCTAACCTAATGTACGCATCGCGCATACCAATAATCGTCAACTAGTCACAATTAAATAGTTTATAAAAGGTTCGAACATTTTGATACATTGATATTTGATTTGACTCAACTAACTCATGTCGCAAACActttccaaagaggaaaggCTAAAACTTCGCCAGGAACAATTGGCAAAATggaaacaaagaaaatccCAATCGCCCGTGCTAGATCCCGAGAGAAGTacagatgaagaagaccgACCGAATGCATCACTTCCAAATCCAGAGGAACAGCGACGAATTGAACGtctcaaaaagctcgaggagtggagaaagaagaagcttctgaGTCAAGAGTCCAAGCCGACGGGAGCTCAAAATCGCCAgaagaaacttgaagagtGGAAGCGAAAGCGTGAAAACGACAATCCGAATGACTCATCAAAAGTCACTGTAAGTACACCTCTTAAGCCTATTTCTACACTAACTCGAAAACCCGTCCTTTTGAAAAGACAGAGGCtttttgaggatgatgaggacGAGAACGGTGGTCTTCGATTCAAATTGAGGAGATCAGCGCCCCAAAGCATGCAAAATGCGATGGAAAATACTCTTGATGGGAAAGACGCGCTTGATCTATTCCtcgaagagctcaaggatGACTACGTAGATCCTAATCAGGAGTTTAAACAGGTTCTGGAAGAAAGTCTggatgacgaagatgaaggcGAAGATAAGTTACTATCTTTACAGTTGAAAACAATGCGAAAGGGCAAGGAATTGGCTGCCGTTGACCACAAAAGTATAGCGTACTTGccattcaagaagaacttttACGTTGAAAGTCGAGAGGTAACAGatctttctcaaaaagaggtACACGATCTTAGGACAACATTGGGAGGCATCAAAGTCTCCGGGACAAACTGTCCCCGTCCAATTTGGAAATGGGAACAGCTAGGCATGTCCTCGGTTGTCACATCCGTTATTGAGGACAAGTTGCAATTCAAGAAACTAACAAGTGTTCAAAGTCAAGCGTTACCCGTAATTCTTTCTGGACGCGATATGCTTGCTATTGCCAAGACTGGTTCGGGCAAAACCCTCGCATTTGTTTTGCCTTTACTCAGACATGTTCAAGATCAACCTCCTTTGAAAGAGGGCGATGGTCCAATAGCACTTCTCATGGCGCCCACAAGGGAACTTGCCTTGCAAATATTTAAACAGCTCACTATATTTACAAAAAAGCTTGGTTTGTCGGCATGTTGTTGCTATGGAGGCTCCTCTATTGAACCGCAAATCGCAGAGTTGAGAAGAGGAGCTCAAATTGTCGTCTGTACGCCTGGTCGCCTTATTGACTTGCTTTCTACGAACAATGGTAAAGTTTGCAATCTTCGAAGAGTTACTTatgttgttcttgatgaagctgACAGAATGTTTGACTTTGGGTTTGAGCCACAAATAAAGAAGATATTCTCTCAGGTTCGACCAGATAAACAATGCGTTTTATTTTCGGCAACTTTTGCAAGAAAGATGGAAGGTTTGGCAAAGGATACGCTTCAGGACCCTGTTGAAGTAGTCGTTGGCGGTATTAGTATTGTTGCTCCTGAGATTAGACAACATGTTGAGTTGTTTGAGATTGACCACACTGCTTCAGCGACCGAACTTTACGACCAAAAGTTCTCtagacttcaagaacttcttgagcagTTCTCTGGTGTGAAGAAGCTAGTTTTTGTCGAAAAGCAAGATTCAGCAGATGATTTGCACGTTAAGCTTTTGAGTCAAGGATTACAAAGCGTCACGATTCACGGTGGTAAGGATCAGATCGACAGAAAATACGCGATAAAGGAGTTTTCAGAAAAGAATAGCGGAGTCGATACTTTGATTGCAACTTCCGTCGCCGCAAGAGGCTTGGATGTGAAAGGTCTCGATCTAGTAATCAACTTTGACCCTCCAAACCACATGGAAGATTACGTTCATCGGGTCGGTAGAACAGGAAGAGCCGGACAGGAAGGTGATGCCTATACCTTCGTGGCCTCATCGCAGGAGAGACCTGTGACTGATTTGGTGAAATCGTTGAGGTTGAGCAAGTATCCTGAGGACAAAATTGATTCCAGACTAATCAAGATATCTGAAGAATTCCTCCTGAAGGTGAAGGATGGTAAAGAGCGGTTCAATTTTGGTTTCGGCGGTAAGGGACTCAGCaagcttgatgagatgagAGATacccagaagaagatggaaaGGAGTATGTATGCTGCTGATACTCCTGAACAAGAGAAGCCCGCCAAAGCACATAGTCCTGCTACGAGCAATCCGGTGCCAGAAAATGCGAAGACTGTTAATGGCGTCGAATTGCCAGACTTCAACGttattgaaggaaaagcTGCAGAGTCTACGGGACCAGATAAGTGTAAATTTCACTCTAGAATCACAGTTAATGatcttcctcaacaagCCCGTTGGGCCGTTGTTAGTGGCGATAGTCTTGCTGAAATAACTGAAGCTACTTCGACATCGATCACTAGCAAGGGCCAATTCTACCCTTCAGGGAGCAAAATACCTACAATTATCAAGCagggcaaaaaagaagtgccagcaccaccaaagtTATACTTGCTTGTTGAGGGCTTAACGGAATCAGGAGTAAGAGATGCGAACAAGCGCATCCGTCAAAAAATCATAGAAGGCATGGAAATCTCTGCAAAGGACGACGGTGTTGCTCCAACGGGCCGATATGTGGTTTAGCGTACTGCGTATGGTAGCATGTGCGGAAAGTATCCCTCGGGCCAATCTTGCGGGGTTAGCCTTTCACTTTAAATAAAGTACGACTAATAGATCGCGAGCTCAATATAGCTTCGTTCTTTATCATGGCGTTCGACAGCAGtatctttgaagaatacaCCAAGTGGGTCGTCACTGAAATCGAGCCCGGTTTCATACACGTCCAGTATAACAACCCCAAGACCCTTAATGCGTTCATGGAGGAAGACTGGAGGGCATACCATCATATCCTCGAGTGGTTAGATTCTGATCCGGGCACCAACAtcattttgatttcttcaaaggtAGAAAAGGCATTCTCCAGTGgcttgaatttgaaggCTGCTTTGGGCTTAATGGAAGGCAAGGACGATTGGACAtttgagaacaagaagaagtttatGTACAAACACATCAAGGACTTCCAAGATGCTATCGCCATGCCAGCTAGAATGAGAACACCTACCATTGCACTTTTGAACGGTGTTTCTTATGGTTTGGCATTGGACATTGCCTCTGCCTGTACCATAAGGCTAGCGGTGGAGGGCGTGAAAATGTCCATCAGAGAGATCAAGATTGGAATTGTTGCCGATATGGGCTCCTTGCAGAGAATGACAAACTTAGTCAACAACAAATCCAAGATGAACCAATTAGCTTTGACTGGTGACGTTTTCGGTGCGAAAGAGGCCTACGAGTTGGGCTTTGTCTCTGAAGTCGTTCCTGACTTAAAAAGCGGTGTTGAGCGCTGCATTGCTTTGGGCAAACTGATAAATGGCAATCCCCAGTGGGCTATTAAGGGAACGAAGGATTGCATCCAGTATATGGTCAATGGTGGGTCTCACGAAGAAGGCTTGGCTCAAATAGCCGAGTACAACGCTGTACACCTTGTAGGCGGCATCTCTGCCGGTATGCCTTCGAAGCTCTAGATTGCGGTCTTAAATATTGAAAAGAGGATAACGCTCTGGCTAAATTGTGTGGTAAAAGGTATTGCACCGCCTGCCGTCAGTCACGTGCATGTAAAATTGTAGTTGTAGCTCTGTATCTAAAACTACTGCGACGAGACAAAAAGGTTGCAGCATACAAGTTTCTCGGTTACCACTGACATCTACCTCGAGTATTGATACTACATGCTATCTGGAGCGTTCGCAGGCGTTCGGAACATCGAGCGTTTAAAGAAACTTGCCACTCGCTCATTGTCTGCTCAAGCAGCAACAGCGCCTGCTGAGAGCTCTTCTGAGTTTTATTCCCAGGAGTACACCGAGGAACTTCCTCGTCAAAGTAACACTACTACCATTGCTCATGCACTTGAAAGCAGACCTGCCAATTCCTTCATAGGTCTGCTTTCGTCTATCCATTTTGCTTCAACATACAATCCTAGAAGAACTACGAGAGACGAGCTCAAACATGAAATAAATCGACTTTTGAGAACTGGTCAACACAGAGCCGTTCTAAAGACGTTTGATGCGTGGACATCCTCCGATAGTGTGGAAGAgtttcaaaatcttctaAGTCATGACGAGTTTAGCTACATCATGGGAGAACTCGTTTATTATCAGAAGGGTCTTCAGAATCGACGCGGCGTAGGCGCCTTACTGTCGCAAGACAGTATCAAATCTGACTCTGATTCGGCTGAGTCGTGGGAATATCAGCAAACAATCAGAAAAATATATTCCAATCTTTTATTTCGTGGTGAAGGATACATATACTCTCGTTCAAAGAGGAACTCTTTGGGTGTTACACATTATGACTTAAATGTGAAGGATTACGAAAACTTGATACAACTTGAAGTTAACAATGCCAAATTGGATCTAGCATCGAAGTGGTTTCAGCGGTTTGAACAGCAGTACCCTGATAATTCGCATTATCTGAGGATGACATACAAGTTGTGGCTCCTAAGGTTCGTCGTATATGCTATCGCTCTGCCTAGCAACTGGACTGTGATACCTACGGCAGTGAATACTGTCAAGAAAGATCCAGTGAGAGCTGCATTCAAATCCAGAAAACACTGGCTTGTCTTGTTCAACgaatttgctcaaaaaCAATACTTGATTCTGGGAAATACTCACTTTACCTTCGATAAAGACGCAATTACCACTGTCATCTACTCGATTGCAAATTCGAGAGAGCCTCATCAAATTTACTCAATGGTGAAGGAATTGTGGGGAATAGATGAAAAGGGTCGCATGGTGAGCGGTTTTAAGAAGCATTTACCCGATGATCCTCGCTATCCTGACATTGATATACTAAGAGCCTTAGTGATCTCTCTAGTGTACAACTACCAAGCTGTGAGTAGCATGATTTTTGTGAAGGCCTTCCAGGAACACTATGGTGTGGATGTGATCGAGGGTTCAAAACATTTCTGGAATCTGCTTTTCAAATGGGCGGAACTCACTTCCCGCTTTTGCGAGGACAAGGCTCTTCAATACTTCTTGAGGAAGACAAAGACAAAACTCGTCACACCTGGTCAAAGGGGGAACTTTACCATCCTAGAAGCACAAAAATCACCCGATTTTGATTATGAAGGTTTCTTGACGTTTATTAATGACTTGCAAACACAGCGCAGGAGACTCATGGACGAATTATGGAAATGCTATAAGATGTGCAATGCTGGCTTTTCTCCAAGAGTGTTTGTTTCTTACTTTGctgttttgaaagaaagcaCGGACGATGAGAAGATATATGAGTACCTAACAGAGGTAGCTCTGCAGTTGCATTTACATCTGCTCTCAAAAGATTCATATAACCAAAGCGTGTCAGAAGGAACTATGGTGGTAATTCGCGACATCTATGAACAGGCTTTGCGGAGTCTCATTGACATGAAGGGCCTCGCTGGAGATCTCGATGTGATCTCAGTGATCATTAGAAAATGGACCCTAGACGGAGACATGAAAAATTCCTTGCAAAAGTTTGTTGAATCTAGAGAGGCGGCTTACGAACGTCTGATGAGAATGAGAAATGAGAAACAGGAAGCAGAAATCCAAGAGGATGCTGACGAGGGACTTCTAGGCATCATGGTgtaaaaaaaagcaaaaaaaaatagaggTAAATGGCATGGTTAGCGGATCTGCGCGCAGCTTATCGCCTTGGGTTACGAAATTACAAGTGTAGAAAGTAGTGTGTGACACAACTCGCGTACGTAAAGAACACTGAACGACTTTTCCACTCATTTCCCACTACCTGAAAACACAAATTACAATGGCTGAGGGTATCGAAAAGCTTGCCGAAGTTCCGGTTGAGTTCTTTAAAGACGGTTCTGCATTTGTCAGAAAGTGTCAGAAGCCAACTCAAAAGGGTATGTGAGATTTCGAGTTTCTCGTGACGCTCATATCAACGACCAGATTATAAGTCAAGACTTGGGAGAAAGATAAACATGGACAAAAAGGGATATGTTCTATCACGAGTTCGTTCGTCAATTCGAATTACCACTAACAATTAGAGTACCTCAAGATCGTTAGAGCTGTTGGCGTTGGTTTTGTGATGATGGGCGTCGTCGGGTACGCTGTCAAGTTGTTGCACATTCCTATCAGATATTTGATCGTCTAAAAGCGGCTGTAGATGTCACCCCCATTCGTCAGTTCAATATCCGAGAAGATCagcctcttcatcaattttTAATATGTTTTAATAAAGCAAGACGCAAGACGCAAGACGCAAGACGCAAGGAGCCTGAAATGATAAGATTATTGGTGTGCCCGTTTGGAGCTTTCTTACTTTATGTAGAAATGAAACGTCTGGAAGACAGCTTTCATTGTCAAGTGATTTGTCCATGTTTTCCGTGAAATCAGCTGCACGTGACTCCACTTCATTTATGGGGCTTCACGCTCGATGCGATGGAGATGAGAGAATCTCCAACTCACCTTCCTTAGTTTCCAATGCTGAGCACCACGAAAACCCTTGTAAGAAAACTAGCTCATAACGATGCTTCTGTGAGGGAAGAAGCTTATAATGCTCTTAAGAGCTTTCTTAAGAGCAAACTGTCGAAGAAACTTGATCTCTTggaacttgaaaaactctGGAAGGGCCTTTATTTTTCAATGTGGTACTGTGACAAGCCTATTCCTCAGCAGAGTTTGGCTGGAAACCTTGGCAAACTATTTAGTGAAGTCATACTGGAGAGTTGCTTGAAGGATTTTCATGAGGCCTTCTGGTTAgtcattttgaaggagtGGCCTACTATAGACAAGTGGAGAATCGATAAGTACTTAATGTTGATCAGAAGAGTTATCAGGCATCAGATTTTCCGCTTGAATGCCTCACAATGGCCTCAAGAGCAGCTCGATGACTTCTTGAATGTATTGCAGAGTCTCCCGCTTAGTGATGATCCTAAAGTGCCAAAAGCCCTTTCGTATCACATTTGTGACCTTTTTCTCGATGAAATTGAGTACGTCATCTTCAAGGACTTTAGAGATTACAGCGAAGAGAGcgatgaggatgaagaggatgaggaaagcgacgatgacgacgacgatgaagacgacgaaAAGGACAAAAGCGAGAAGCCTTCTCTACAAAAAAACACC
This window encodes:
- the PRP5 gene encoding DEAD-box RNA helicase, which codes for MSQTLSKEERLKLRQEQLAKWKQRKSQSPVLDPERSTDEEDRPNASLPNPEEQRRIERLKKLEEWRKKKLSSQESKPTGAQNRQKKLEEWKRKRENDNPNDSSKVTVSTPLKPISTLTRKPVLLKRQRLFEDDEDENGGLRFKLRRSAPQSMQNAMENTLDGKDALDLFLEELKDDYVDPNQEFKQVSEESSDDEDEGEDKLLSLQLKTMRKGKELAAVDHKSIAYLPFKKNFYVESREVTDLSQKEVHDLRTTLGGIKVSGTNCPRPIWKWEQLGMSSVVTSVIEDKLQFKKLTSVQSQALPVILSGRDMLAIAKTGSGKTLAFVLPLLRHVQDQPPLKEGDGPIALLMAPTRELALQIFKQLTIFTKKLGLSACCCYGGSSIEPQIAELRRGAQIVVCTPGRLIDLLSTNNGKVCNLRRVTYVVLDEADRMFDFGFEPQIKKIFSQVRPDKQCVLFSATFARKMEGLAKDTLQDPVEVVVGGISIVAPEIRQHVELFEIDHTASATELYDQKFSRLQELLEQFSGVKKLVFVEKQDSADDLHVKLLSQGLQSVTIHGGKDQIDRKYAIKEFSEKNSGVDTLIATSVAARGLDVKGLDLVINFDPPNHMEDYVHRVGRTGRAGQEGDAYTFVASSQERPVTDLVKSLRLSKYPEDKIDSRLIKISEEFLSKVKDGKERFNFGFGGKGLSKLDEMRDTQKKMERSMYAADTPEQEKPAKAHSPATSNPVPENAKTVNGVELPDFNVIEGKAAESTGPDKCKFHSRITVNDLPQQARWAVVSGDSLAEITEATSTSITSKGQFYPSGSKIPTIIKQGKKEVPAPPKLYLLVEGLTESGVRDANKRIRQKIIEGMEISAKDDGVAPTGRYVV
- a CDS encoding translocon subunit SSS1 — protein: MAEGIEKLAEVPVEFFKDGSAFVRKCQKPTQKEYLKIVRAVGVGFVMMGVVGYAVKLLHIPIRYLIV